The Mesorhizobium loti genome includes a region encoding these proteins:
- a CDS encoding crotonase/enoyl-CoA hydratase family protein has protein sequence MTDHILVERQGAIQIIRMNRPDKKNALTRAMYAKMSAALAEGDADPAVRVHVFLGVPGAFSSGNDLADFMVIATGGDGGTEVWDFLMALAKVEKPMVSGVDGIAVGIGTTLNLHCDLTFATPRTVFRTPFVDLGLVPEAGSSLLAPRILGQQGAFALLGLGEGFSAERAKAAGLIYEVVEEAALEASVLAAAGQIAAKPPQALKIARDLMRGSRDDLVARIGEESEHFRERLKSDEARAALTAFMTRKKS, from the coding sequence GTGACTGACCACATCCTCGTCGAGCGCCAGGGCGCCATCCAGATCATCCGCATGAACCGGCCGGACAAGAAGAACGCGCTGACGCGCGCCATGTACGCGAAAATGTCGGCTGCTCTTGCCGAGGGTGACGCCGATCCGGCGGTCCGCGTCCATGTCTTCCTCGGCGTGCCCGGCGCCTTCTCCTCCGGCAACGACCTTGCCGATTTCATGGTCATAGCGACGGGTGGCGACGGCGGCACCGAGGTTTGGGATTTCCTGATGGCGCTGGCCAAGGTTGAAAAACCCATGGTCTCCGGCGTCGACGGCATCGCGGTCGGCATCGGCACGACGCTCAATTTGCATTGCGACCTGACTTTCGCCACGCCACGCACCGTGTTCAGGACGCCTTTCGTCGACCTTGGCCTGGTGCCCGAGGCGGGTTCCAGCCTTCTGGCGCCGCGGATCCTGGGGCAGCAGGGGGCTTTCGCACTGCTTGGCCTCGGCGAGGGCTTTTCGGCCGAACGCGCAAAGGCCGCCGGCTTGATCTACGAGGTGGTCGAGGAAGCTGCACTTGAAGCCTCGGTGCTTGCAGCCGCCGGCCAGATCGCGGCCAAGCCGCCACAGGCGCTGAAGATCGCGCGCGACCTGATGCGCGGCTCACGCGACGACCTCGTCGCCCGCATAGGCGAGGAAAGCGAGCATTTTCGCGAGCGGCTGAAGTCCGACGAGGCGCGCGCGGCACTCACGGCGTTCATGACCAGAAAGAAATCGTAA
- a CDS encoding acyl-CoA dehydrogenase — MYRAPVEDIAFTLKHVAGMKSALDAGRFGDLGEDLVDAVLGEAGRFATEEVAPLYKIGDQQGAVLKDAAVTTPPGWKQLYRRWIDGGWNALSGPEAYGGQALPTMLGVAALEMWNSAAMAFGIGPTLTMGAVEALDKHASENLKAKYLEKLVSGEWMGTMNLTEPQAGSDLAALRARAESAGDGSYRIFGQKIFITYGEHDFTDNIIHLVLARLPDAPAGTSGISLFLVPKFLVGDDGSLGARNDVFCSGLEHKLGIHASPTCTMIYGDGFQGAKPGAVGWLIGEENKGLACMFTMMNNARLCVGMQGVAVAEAATQKAIAYANDRRQGKAASYAGAGMAPIVHHPDVQRNLLTMKALTQIARAISYSCAHAIDLARVSAGDEAAHWRDRANLLTPLAKAFSTDVGVEVASLGVQVHGGMGFIEETGAAAFYRDARIAPIYEGTNGIQAIDLVMRKLPLGGGGHVHGYIAELAAVAGAVRTSNLQGFGRTADALDAAFGDLTQATRFLQELAADGRPDEALAGATPYLRLISLAAGGAYLAQGALADDNRIALCRFFAENLLGEVRALKERVIDGAESLAAAGKTLISA, encoded by the coding sequence ATGTATCGGGCACCGGTCGAGGATATCGCTTTCACGCTCAAGCACGTGGCCGGCATGAAATCGGCGCTTGATGCCGGCAGGTTCGGCGACCTCGGCGAGGATCTGGTCGATGCCGTTCTGGGTGAGGCCGGTCGCTTCGCCACCGAAGAGGTCGCACCGCTCTACAAGATCGGCGATCAGCAAGGTGCGGTGCTGAAGGACGCCGCCGTCACCACACCGCCCGGCTGGAAGCAGCTCTATCGCCGCTGGATCGACGGCGGCTGGAACGCGCTGTCCGGACCTGAAGCCTATGGCGGCCAGGCGCTGCCGACCATGCTCGGCGTCGCTGCGCTCGAAATGTGGAACTCCGCCGCCATGGCCTTCGGCATCGGCCCGACGCTGACCATGGGCGCGGTCGAAGCGCTCGACAAACACGCCTCCGAAAACCTCAAGGCGAAATATCTCGAAAAGCTCGTCTCCGGCGAGTGGATGGGCACGATGAACCTGACCGAGCCACAGGCCGGTTCGGACCTCGCAGCCTTGCGCGCCCGCGCCGAGTCGGCCGGTGACGGCAGCTACCGCATCTTCGGCCAGAAAATCTTCATCACCTATGGCGAGCACGATTTTACCGACAACATCATCCACCTGGTTCTGGCGCGGCTGCCCGATGCGCCCGCCGGCACGAGCGGCATCTCGCTGTTCCTGGTGCCGAAATTCCTGGTCGGCGACGATGGCTCGCTGGGGGCGCGCAACGACGTCTTCTGTTCCGGCCTCGAGCACAAGCTCGGCATCCATGCCTCGCCGACCTGCACCATGATCTATGGCGATGGTTTCCAGGGCGCCAAGCCGGGCGCCGTCGGCTGGCTGATCGGCGAGGAGAACAAGGGCCTCGCCTGCATGTTCACGATGATGAACAATGCGCGGCTTTGCGTCGGCATGCAGGGGGTCGCGGTCGCCGAGGCCGCAACGCAGAAGGCGATTGCCTATGCCAACGACCGCCGGCAGGGCAAGGCGGCAAGCTACGCTGGCGCCGGCATGGCGCCGATCGTCCATCACCCCGATGTGCAGCGCAATCTCCTGACCATGAAGGCGCTGACACAGATCGCGCGGGCGATCAGCTATTCCTGTGCCCACGCCATCGACCTGGCACGCGTCTCGGCCGGCGACGAGGCGGCGCACTGGCGCGACCGTGCCAATCTGCTGACGCCGCTGGCCAAGGCGTTTTCGACGGATGTCGGCGTCGAGGTTGCCTCGCTCGGCGTCCAGGTGCATGGCGGCATGGGCTTCATCGAGGAGACGGGCGCGGCCGCCTTCTATCGCGATGCGCGCATCGCCCCTATCTACGAAGGCACCAACGGCATACAGGCCATTGATCTGGTGATGCGCAAATTGCCGCTCGGCGGCGGCGGCCATGTACACGGTTACATCGCCGAACTGGCTGCGGTGGCCGGAGCGGTGCGAACCTCGAACCTGCAGGGTTTCGGCCGCACCGCCGATGCTCTCGACGCCGCGTTTGGCGATCTGACGCAAGCGACCCGCTTCCTGCAGGAATTGGCAGCCGATGGCCGGCCGGACGAGGCGTTGGCGGGTGCTACGCCCTATCTCAGGCTGATCTCGCTGGCCGCCGGCGGCGCCTATCTAGCGCAAGGCGCGCTTGCCGATGACAACCGCATCGCGCTTTGCCGCTTCTTCGCCGAAAACCTGCTCGGCGAGGTCCGTGCCTTGAAGGAACGCGTTATCGATGGCGCCGAAAGCCTCGCCGCTGCCGGCAAGACACTGATTTCCGCCTGA
- a CDS encoding DUF1778 domain-containing protein: MPNQQTRTARLEARISPDMLSVVKRAAEIQGRSVSDFVVSAAQEAAQRTIEETAIIRLSIKDQHALAEAIFNPPEPNEALRKAADAYKRLVVESR; this comes from the coding sequence ATGCCAAACCAACAGACCCGTACTGCCCGTCTCGAAGCTCGGATATCCCCGGATATGCTGAGTGTGGTGAAACGTGCTGCCGAAATCCAGGGCCGCAGCGTCAGCGACTTCGTAGTCTCCGCAGCGCAGGAAGCTGCACAACGCACCATTGAAGAGACTGCGATCATCCGCCTGTCCATCAAGGATCAGCACGCTCTGGCAGAGGCCATTTTCAATCCACCCGAACCCAATGAAGCGTTGCGCAAAGCTGCCGACGCCTACAAGCGACTTGTCGTCGAATCCCGGTGA
- a CDS encoding GNAT family N-acetyltransferase has translation MSLDLIIEPLGGSYDRKAFSCGVQALDHYLREQASQDVKRRVSNCFVAAERDVDLVAGYYTLAASSVPMASLPEDLIKRLPRYPVLPAILIGRLAVDIRYQGQRVGSILIVDALRRCAQAAPACFALIVDAKDDKAAAFYRKHGFTPFHDRPLSMFLSVATALKLFD, from the coding sequence GTGAGTCTAGACCTGATCATCGAGCCGCTGGGCGGATCGTATGATCGTAAGGCATTCAGTTGTGGCGTGCAGGCGCTCGACCACTATCTACGCGAGCAAGCGAGCCAGGACGTCAAACGCCGAGTCAGCAACTGCTTTGTCGCCGCAGAGCGTGACGTCGATCTCGTTGCCGGATATTACACTCTTGCAGCGTCAAGTGTACCCATGGCTTCGCTGCCAGAAGACCTGATAAAACGCCTACCGCGTTATCCAGTCCTGCCCGCCATATTGATCGGAAGGTTGGCGGTTGATATCCGATACCAGGGACAACGAGTTGGATCGATACTGATCGTGGATGCGCTCCGGCGCTGCGCCCAAGCCGCTCCTGCCTGCTTCGCGCTGATCGTCGACGCCAAGGACGACAAAGCTGCGGCTTTTTATCGCAAACATGGTTTCACGCCATTTCACGACCGCCCGTTGTCGATGTTCCTGTCGGTAGCGACGGCGTTGAAGCTGTTCGACTGA
- a CDS encoding glycosyl hydrolase 25 family protein encodes MALSMAAKASDFSEPWKNADRALIVDAYEYNSIDWAQLATDKRVVGFINKASDGMPPPYFCLGDDTEVKLCKALWKRHAVTRELFQTRRVVAKALGLKWGAYHLARPGNPVEQANNFLDFAEPAPDDLMALDIEGNDPSQWMSLDDAEEFVRQVHRRIGRFPVLYTNGKTAQYIADNSYRYRLLSRLPLWYARYKSDIDVHFPMGNWQGYALWQFSAQANCGRFRCPYRVAGTPKDIDVNVAPTDATTLRAQWPFGGLIDVPPDYLASIPLPVSREAGLAGNVTITYASVAAPPTFEDMVAALGTRWGKFRDGFRMPVVKTVPRRPSFGIVQYVAWKRTEQRSPAQLDAAFAAADPLSTASTEIDRGLR; translated from the coding sequence ATGGCGCTGTCGATGGCGGCAAAGGCCTCGGATTTTTCCGAGCCGTGGAAGAACGCTGACCGCGCCCTCATCGTCGACGCCTACGAATACAATTCCATCGACTGGGCCCAGCTCGCCACCGACAAGCGGGTCGTCGGCTTCATCAACAAGGCGTCCGACGGCATGCCCCCGCCCTATTTCTGTTTGGGCGACGACACCGAGGTGAAGCTCTGCAAGGCGCTGTGGAAACGCCATGCGGTGACGCGCGAACTGTTCCAGACGCGCCGGGTGGTCGCCAAGGCACTCGGCCTGAAATGGGGCGCCTATCACCTCGCCCGCCCCGGCAATCCGGTCGAGCAGGCCAACAACTTCCTCGACTTCGCCGAGCCGGCGCCGGACGATCTCATGGCCCTTGACATCGAGGGCAACGATCCTTCGCAATGGATGTCGCTCGACGATGCCGAGGAGTTCGTACGCCAGGTGCATCGGCGCATCGGCCGTTTCCCGGTGCTCTACACCAACGGCAAGACCGCCCAGTACATTGCCGACAACAGCTACAGATACAGGCTCCTGTCGCGGCTGCCGCTCTGGTATGCTCGCTACAAGTCCGACATCGACGTGCATTTTCCGATGGGCAACTGGCAAGGCTACGCACTGTGGCAGTTTTCGGCGCAAGCCAATTGCGGCCGGTTCCGCTGCCCCTACAGGGTCGCCGGCACGCCCAAGGACATCGACGTCAATGTCGCGCCGACAGACGCCACCACGTTGCGCGCGCAATGGCCGTTCGGTGGGCTTATCGACGTGCCGCCGGACTATCTCGCCTCGATACCGCTACCGGTCTCACGCGAAGCCGGCCTCGCCGGCAATGTCACCATCACCTATGCCTCGGTGGCGGCGCCGCCGACTTTCGAGGATATGGTGGCAGCGCTGGGCACCCGTTGGGGGAAATTTCGCGACGGCTTCCGCATGCCGGTCGTGAAGACAGTGCCGCGACGGCCAAGCTTCGGCATTGTCCAATATGTCGCCTGGAAGCGGACCGAACAGCGTTCGCCCGCGCAACTCGACGCCGCCTTTGCCGCCGCCGATCCGCTCAGCACCGCTTCGACCGAGATCGATCGCGGTTTGCGGTAG
- the purD gene encoding phosphoribosylamine--glycine ligase, whose translation MNVLLLGSGGREHALAWKIAASPLLTRLYAAPGNPGIGGEAELVKLDIADHAAVAAFCKDKKIDLVVVGPEGPLVAGIADDLRAQGIRVFGPSKAAAQLEGSKGFTKDLCARYNIPTAAYGRFGDLASAKAYVEKTGAPIVIKADGLAAGKGVTVAMTLGEAQAALDACFDGSFGAAGAEVVVEEFMTGEEASFFCLCDGTTALPFGTAQDHKRVGDGDTGPNTGGMGAYSPAPVMTPELVERTMREIIEPTMRGMAELGAPFSGVLFAGLMITDKGPKLIEYNTRFGDPECQVLMMRLKDDLLVLLNAAVDGQLAHMSIRWRDEAALTVVMAARGYPGTPEKGSVIRGVEQAASDGVQIFHAGTAINGGALVANGGRVLNVTASGATVGEAQKRAYAALDRIDWPDGFCRRDIGWQAVAREQAG comes from the coding sequence ATGAACGTTCTTCTTCTCGGCTCCGGCGGCCGCGAACATGCGCTCGCCTGGAAGATCGCCGCGTCGCCGCTGCTGACCAGGCTCTATGCGGCTCCCGGCAATCCGGGCATCGGCGGCGAGGCCGAACTGGTCAAGCTCGACATCGCCGATCACGCCGCGGTCGCCGCGTTCTGCAAGGACAAAAAAATCGACCTCGTCGTGGTTGGGCCGGAAGGGCCGCTGGTCGCCGGCATTGCCGACGATCTGCGCGCGCAAGGCATTCGCGTCTTCGGACCCTCCAAGGCTGCCGCACAGCTGGAAGGGTCGAAGGGTTTTACCAAGGATCTCTGTGCCCGCTACAACATCCCGACCGCCGCCTATGGCCGTTTCGGCGATCTGGCTTCGGCCAAAGCCTATGTCGAAAAGACCGGCGCACCGATCGTCATCAAGGCCGACGGGCTTGCTGCCGGCAAGGGCGTCACCGTCGCCATGACGCTCGGCGAAGCACAGGCCGCACTCGATGCCTGTTTCGACGGTTCCTTCGGCGCCGCCGGCGCGGAAGTGGTGGTCGAGGAGTTCATGACCGGCGAGGAGGCGAGTTTCTTCTGCCTCTGCGACGGCACCACAGCACTTCCCTTCGGCACCGCGCAGGACCACAAGCGCGTCGGTGACGGCGACACCGGCCCCAACACAGGCGGCATGGGCGCCTATTCGCCGGCCCCGGTGATGACGCCGGAACTGGTCGAACGCACCATGCGCGAGATCATCGAGCCTACCATGCGCGGCATGGCCGAACTTGGCGCGCCGTTCTCCGGCGTGCTGTTCGCCGGGCTGATGATCACGGACAAGGGGCCGAAGCTGATCGAATACAACACCCGTTTCGGCGACCCGGAATGCCAGGTGCTGATGATGCGGCTGAAGGACGATCTGCTGGTCCTGCTCAACGCCGCCGTGGACGGTCAGCTTGCGCATATGTCCATACGCTGGCGCGACGAGGCCGCACTGACCGTGGTGATGGCGGCGAGGGGCTATCCCGGCACGCCGGAAAAAGGCTCCGTGATCCGTGGCGTCGAGCAGGCGGCGAGCGATGGCGTCCAGATATTCCACGCCGGCACCGCCATCAATGGCGGCGCGCTGGTCGCCAATGGCGGCCGCGTCCTCAATGTCACGGCATCAGGCGCCACGGTCGGCGAGGCGCAGAAACGAGCCTATGCCGCGCTCGACCGCATCGACTGGCCGGATGGCTTCTGCCGTCGCGATATCGGCTGGCAGGCCGTGGCGCGCGAGCAGGCTGGCTGA
- a CDS encoding phytanoyl-CoA dioxygenase: MASQAATHTSNASMIDAGTIADYQRDGAVCIRGAFKGWVDTIAAGIERNMQNRSETASDIANGRGSFFDDYCNWERIPEFVSVVRDSPVAELAAAVMQSRTAQFFHDHVLVKEPGTQKPTPWHQDIPYYFVDGQQTVSFWIPIDPVKEATLRLIAGSHKWDKMILPVRWLDDSNFYAGEGDYLPVPDPDNDPSLKVLEWEMEPGDAILFDFRTAHGARGNLTAARRRALSLRWVGDDARYVERPGRTSPPYHGHGMQPGERLREDWFPVVYQG; this comes from the coding sequence ATGGCTTCCCAAGCTGCCACCCACACTTCCAACGCCTCCATGATCGATGCGGGCACCATCGCCGACTATCAGCGTGACGGTGCTGTCTGCATTCGCGGCGCCTTCAAGGGCTGGGTCGACACGATTGCCGCCGGCATCGAGCGCAATATGCAGAACCGCAGCGAAACCGCGTCCGACATAGCCAACGGCCGCGGCAGTTTCTTCGACGACTACTGCAACTGGGAGCGCATTCCTGAATTCGTCAGCGTGGTGCGGGACTCGCCCGTCGCCGAACTGGCAGCGGCGGTGATGCAGTCGCGCACCGCGCAGTTCTTCCACGATCATGTGCTGGTCAAGGAGCCCGGCACGCAGAAGCCGACGCCCTGGCATCAGGACATCCCCTACTACTTCGTCGATGGCCAGCAGACCGTGAGCTTCTGGATCCCCATCGACCCGGTGAAGGAAGCGACGCTGCGGCTGATCGCCGGTTCGCACAAATGGGACAAGATGATCCTGCCGGTGCGCTGGCTCGACGACAGCAATTTCTATGCCGGCGAGGGCGACTATCTGCCTGTGCCCGATCCCGACAACGATCCGTCGCTGAAAGTGCTCGAGTGGGAAATGGAGCCGGGCGACGCCATCCTGTTCGACTTCAGGACCGCGCATGGCGCGCGTGGCAACCTGACCGCGGCGCGACGCCGGGCGCTGTCGCTGCGCTGGGTCGGTGACGATGCCCGCTATGTCGAACGGCCGGGGCGCACCTCGCCGCCCTATCACGGCCATGGCATGCAGCCGGGCGAGAGGCTGCGCGAGGACTGGTTTCCAGTCGTCTACCAGGGCTGA
- a CDS encoding LysR family transcriptional regulator: MNVTLTQLRYLVAVARHGSVTGAAKVLNVSQPSISVAIDAVEKNFGQKLFVRQRGSGVSPTSFGRAVVAKARQVLTETEELIGLGSSKSAVSGELVLGCFEDLAPFFAPALLRAFSERYPAVKVVVRDETFETLGRRLGDAAIDLGLTYDLSLPTHFARILLRELRPHALLPAGHALADRPTVSLADLAAYPLITTDQPHSWQHMLDLFRSRGLSPVADTTTSSFELQRSMVANGFGVAVSYTRPHGDRSYDGLPLICKPLSDPLPMQRILLTYDTHQRVSNAALAFVDVAKGWFATRDIFAS; the protein is encoded by the coding sequence ATGAATGTGACCCTCACGCAGTTGCGCTATCTGGTCGCCGTGGCGCGTCATGGCAGCGTCACCGGCGCGGCCAAGGTGCTGAACGTTTCGCAGCCGTCGATCTCGGTGGCCATTGACGCCGTCGAAAAGAATTTCGGCCAGAAACTGTTTGTCCGCCAGAGGGGAAGCGGCGTGTCGCCGACATCGTTCGGCCGCGCGGTCGTGGCCAAGGCAAGGCAGGTTCTCACCGAGACGGAGGAACTCATCGGCCTGGGCTCAAGCAAATCGGCTGTCAGCGGAGAACTGGTGCTGGGATGCTTCGAGGATCTGGCACCGTTCTTCGCGCCGGCCCTTCTGCGCGCCTTCTCCGAACGCTATCCAGCCGTCAAGGTCGTCGTCCGCGACGAAACCTTCGAGACGCTTGGGCGGCGGCTCGGCGATGCGGCCATCGATCTCGGCCTCACCTATGACCTCAGCCTGCCGACGCATTTCGCCCGCATCCTACTGCGCGAACTTCGCCCGCACGCGCTGTTACCGGCAGGCCATGCCCTGGCGGATCGCCCAACAGTCAGCCTTGCCGATTTGGCCGCCTATCCGCTGATCACCACGGACCAGCCGCACAGCTGGCAGCACATGCTCGACCTGTTTCGCAGCCGCGGCCTTTCGCCTGTGGCCGACACGACGACAAGCTCGTTCGAACTGCAGCGCTCCATGGTCGCCAACGGCTTCGGCGTCGCGGTCAGCTACACCCGCCCGCACGGTGATCGCAGCTATGACGGCCTGCCGCTCATCTGCAAGCCGCTGTCGGATCCGCTACCCATGCAGCGGATCCTGCTCACCTATGACACGCATCAGCGTGTGTCGAATGCGG